A single window of Brevundimonas vitisensis DNA harbors:
- a CDS encoding MarC family protein, whose product MNALDLGVNLFVTLFALIDPIGNIPIFAAATVGATAMQRRLVSTYLVALVVVFLLFFYFTGLAVLEFFGISLAAFRIAGGILLLLLGLEMAREDFLKMFADIDPTHDAGDVRGYAKRRFQRLVVPFAIPLMIGPGAISAVIISAGEAQAVGTEATVGGVIAIFAAGLATLACFWMTGPISRVLGDVGMAIVVRVLGLILCALAIQFILAGLGEAIPGMFSGAVTAPYPDSGH is encoded by the coding sequence ATGAACGCGCTCGACCTGGGGGTCAATCTGTTCGTGACCCTGTTCGCCCTGATCGATCCCATCGGCAACATCCCGATCTTTGCCGCCGCCACCGTGGGCGCCACCGCCATGCAGCGCCGGCTGGTGTCCACCTATCTGGTGGCTCTGGTCGTGGTCTTTCTGCTGTTCTTCTATTTCACCGGCCTGGCGGTGCTGGAGTTTTTCGGCATTTCGCTGGCGGCCTTCCGCATCGCGGGCGGGATTCTTCTGTTGCTGCTGGGGCTGGAGATGGCCCGCGAAGACTTCCTGAAGATGTTCGCCGACATCGATCCCACCCACGATGCGGGCGATGTGCGCGGCTATGCCAAGCGCCGGTTCCAGCGGCTGGTCGTGCCCTTCGCCATTCCGCTGATGATTGGTCCCGGAGCCATATCGGCGGTCATCATCTCGGCGGGCGAGGCCCAGGCGGTGGGGACGGAAGCCACGGTGGGCGGCGTGATCGCCATCTTCGCCGCTGGCCTGGCCACCCTGGCCTGTTTCTGGATGACCGGCCCGATCAGCCGGGTTCTGGGCGATGTGGGCATGGCCATCGTCGTGCGCGTCCTGGGGCTGATCCTGTGCGCCCTGGCCATACAGTTCATCCTGGCCGGCCTGGGCGAGGCCATCCCCGGCATGTTCTCCGGCGCGGTGACGGCCCCCTATCCGGACAGCGGCCACTAG
- the pyrF gene encoding orotidine-5'-phosphate decarboxylase yields MTSRLLSDDRLIVGLDLPSVEAAQSLVDRIADGVTFYKVGLTLLAQPGGVAFAHALRERGKRVFQDWKLHDIGAQVEGAARSVAEGGCDFLTVHAEPQVMEAAVRGRGASDTKILAVTVMTSLSDADLIEIGYGMTASALVERRVGQALACGVDGVVASPLEAAMVRRLATEAGRPDFLIVTPGVRPAGADKGDQQRVATPVEALQAGATHLVVARPIIADDSPIMAAARIAADMLTVETP; encoded by the coding sequence ATGACCTCTCGCCTTCTCAGCGACGACCGACTGATCGTCGGGCTGGATCTGCCCTCTGTGGAGGCGGCCCAGAGCCTGGTGGACCGGATCGCCGACGGGGTGACCTTCTACAAGGTCGGCCTGACCCTGCTGGCCCAGCCGGGCGGCGTCGCCTTTGCCCACGCCCTGCGCGAACGCGGCAAGCGGGTGTTTCAGGACTGGAAACTGCACGACATCGGGGCCCAGGTCGAAGGGGCGGCGCGATCGGTGGCCGAGGGCGGCTGCGATTTCCTGACCGTCCATGCCGAACCTCAGGTGATGGAGGCGGCCGTGCGCGGTCGCGGCGCATCGGACACGAAAATTCTTGCCGTGACCGTGATGACCAGCCTTTCGGACGCGGACCTGATCGAGATCGGCTATGGCATGACCGCCTCGGCCCTGGTCGAGCGGCGTGTGGGCCAGGCTCTGGCCTGCGGCGTCGATGGGGTGGTGGCCAGTCCGCTGGAAGCGGCCATGGTTCGACGCCTAGCGACCGAAGCGGGACGCCCCGACTTTCTGATCGTGACCCCTGGCGTGCGACCGGCCGGGGCCGACAAGGGCGATCAGCAGCGCGTGGCGACCCCGGTCGAGGCCCTGCAGGCCGGAGCGACCCATCTGGTCGTGGCTCGCCCGATCATTGCAGACGACAGTCCCATCATGGCCGCCGCTCGTATCGCCGCCGATATGCTGACGGTCGAGACGCCTTAG
- a CDS encoding DUF1674 domain-containing protein, giving the protein MTEAPTPDDTLPPEAEAPRPLSDAARRALAEAEARRAARMEAEAAVEHGGPAGPEPTRYGDWEKKGLAVDF; this is encoded by the coding sequence GTGACCGAAGCGCCCACCCCCGATGACACTCTGCCGCCGGAAGCCGAGGCCCCGCGTCCCTTGAGCGACGCCGCCCGCCGCGCTCTGGCCGAGGCGGAGGCCCGCCGCGCGGCTCGGATGGAGGCCGAGGCTGCCGTCGAACACGGCGGGCCCGCAGGGCCCGAGCCGACCCGTTATGGCGACTGGGAGAAGAAGGGTCTGGCGGTCGATTTCTGA
- the htpX gene encoding zinc metalloprotease HtpX encodes MNHVKTFILLAALTALFMGVGYLIGGATGLVIALVVAGGMNLFSYWNADKIVMKMYRAQPVDETHPNGVVRTYVADVVRMAQDAGLPRPVIAIIPSDQPNAFATGRDPAHAAVCATTGLLDMLTRDEIRGVMAHELAHVKNRDTLTMTVTATVAGAISALANFALFFGGDRDRPGGILGTLALMILAPMAAALVQMAISRSREYEADRVGAEIAGDPNALASALQKIDAHARRIHNPVAERNPASGQLFIINPLAGKGADSLFSTHPATANRVKALMALGVSLGRAQRPAKAVFTAGTTSVPTTAALPKGPWG; translated from the coding sequence ATGAACCACGTGAAGACCTTCATACTGCTGGCGGCGCTGACGGCCCTGTTCATGGGCGTCGGCTATCTGATCGGCGGAGCCACCGGCCTGGTGATCGCCCTTGTCGTCGCGGGCGGGATGAACCTGTTCAGCTATTGGAACGCCGACAAGATCGTCATGAAGATGTACCGGGCCCAGCCGGTGGACGAGACCCATCCCAACGGCGTGGTGCGGACCTATGTCGCCGATGTGGTGCGGATGGCGCAGGACGCGGGCCTGCCCCGGCCGGTTATCGCCATCATTCCGTCGGACCAGCCCAATGCCTTTGCCACGGGCCGCGATCCGGCCCATGCCGCCGTCTGTGCCACGACGGGCCTGCTGGACATGCTGACCCGCGACGAGATTCGCGGCGTGATGGCGCACGAACTGGCCCATGTGAAGAACCGCGACACCCTGACCATGACGGTCACGGCGACGGTGGCGGGGGCCATTTCGGCCCTGGCCAATTTCGCCCTGTTCTTCGGCGGCGACCGGGATCGGCCCGGCGGCATTCTGGGGACCCTGGCCCTGATGATCCTGGCCCCGATGGCCGCCGCCCTGGTGCAGATGGCGATCAGCCGGTCGCGGGAATATGAGGCCGACCGCGTGGGGGCCGAGATCGCTGGCGATCCGAACGCCCTGGCGTCTGCTCTGCAGAAGATCGACGCCCATGCCCGGCGCATCCACAATCCGGTCGCCGAGCGCAATCCGGCGTCAGGCCAGCTGTTCATCATCAACCCTCTGGCAGGCAAGGGGGCGGACAGCCTGTTCTCGACCCACCCGGCCACCGCCAATCGCGTCAAGGCGCTGATGGCCCTGGGCGTCAGCCTGGGCCGGGCTCAGCGGCCCGCAAAGGCCGTTTTTACCGCAGGAACGACAAGCGTGCCGACGACCGCGGCGCTGCCCAAGGGGCCGTGGGGCTGA
- a CDS encoding argininosuccinate synthase — translation MSRPADKPVKKVVLAYSGGLDTSIILKWLQTEYQAEVVTFTADLGQGEELGPAREKALKLGIKPENIFIDDLREEFVRDFVFPMFRANALYEGQYLLGTSIARPLIAKRQIEIARMVGADAVCHGATGKGNDQVRFELGYYALNPDIHVIAPWREWEYRSREALLEFAEKNQIPIAKDKRGEAPFSVDANLLHSSSEGKVLEDPAVEAPEFVHQRTISPEAAPDRPHIFTLSFEQGDAVAIDGVAMSPATILTKLNELGHDNGVGRLDLVENRYVGMKSRGVYETPGGTILLAAHRGIESITLDRGAMHLKDELAVKYAQMIYNGFWFAPEREMLQAAIDHSQRKVSGTVRVKLYKGNVTIIGRESPNSLYDQDLVTFEEGVQAYDHNDAAGFIKLNALRLRVLARRDARTGE, via the coding sequence ATGTCCCGCCCCGCCGACAAGCCCGTGAAGAAGGTCGTCCTCGCCTATTCCGGCGGGCTGGATACCTCCATCATCCTGAAATGGCTGCAGACCGAATATCAGGCTGAGGTGGTGACCTTCACCGCCGACCTGGGTCAGGGCGAGGAACTGGGTCCGGCGCGGGAAAAGGCGCTGAAGCTGGGCATCAAGCCGGAAAACATCTTTATCGACGACCTGCGCGAGGAGTTCGTGCGCGACTTCGTCTTCCCGATGTTCCGCGCCAATGCCCTGTATGAAGGCCAGTATCTGCTGGGCACCTCCATCGCCCGGCCGCTGATCGCCAAGCGCCAGATCGAGATCGCCCGCATGGTCGGGGCCGACGCCGTCTGTCACGGCGCGACCGGCAAGGGCAATGACCAGGTGCGGTTCGAGCTGGGCTATTACGCCCTGAACCCCGACATCCACGTCATCGCCCCCTGGCGTGAATGGGAATACCGCAGCCGCGAGGCCCTGCTGGAATTCGCCGAGAAGAACCAGATTCCGATCGCCAAGGACAAGCGCGGCGAGGCCCCGTTCAGCGTCGACGCCAACCTGTTGCACTCCTCCAGCGAGGGCAAGGTTCTGGAGGATCCGGCGGTCGAGGCCCCCGAATTCGTGCACCAGCGCACCATCAGCCCCGAGGCTGCGCCGGACCGGCCGCATATCTTCACCCTGTCGTTCGAACAGGGCGATGCCGTCGCCATCGATGGTGTGGCGATGAGCCCGGCCACGATCCTGACCAAGCTGAACGAACTGGGTCACGACAACGGCGTCGGTCGTCTGGACCTGGTCGAGAACCGCTATGTCGGGATGAAGTCGCGGGGGGTCTATGAGACGCCGGGCGGCACCATCCTGCTGGCGGCGCACCGGGGCATCGAGTCCATCACCCTGGATCGCGGTGCCATGCACCTGAAGGACGAGCTGGCGGTCAAATACGCCCAGATGATCTACAACGGCTTCTGGTTCGCACCCGAGCGCGAGATGCTGCAGGCGGCCATCGATCACAGCCAGCGCAAGGTGTCGGGTACCGTCCGGGTCAAGCTCTACAAGGGCAATGTCACCATCATCGGCCGCGAGAGCCCCAACAGCCTGTACGACCAGGACCTGGTGACCTTTGAAGAAGGCGTTCAGGCCTATGACCACAACGATGCGGCGGGCTTCATCAAGCTGAATGCCCTGCGCCTGCGGGTGCTGGCGCGGCGGGACGCGCGGACCGGCGAATGA
- a CDS encoding translation initiation factor IF-2, with product MRILAPLALAAAFVAAPALAQTPPPSPVQAAPAPQSPEEAAIEAEAEAFQARMETMQAELVAAVEAANGDQAKATADVDAILVRYQPEFDAFAAKLEAFVQGEADKETDPARKAEMLAALPELGNAIRTIPAQIRAGFLSEQPAAQ from the coding sequence ATGCGTATCCTCGCCCCCCTCGCCCTGGCCGCCGCCTTCGTGGCCGCTCCGGCGCTCGCCCAGACCCCGCCGCCGTCTCCTGTCCAGGCCGCGCCTGCCCCCCAGTCGCCTGAAGAGGCCGCGATCGAGGCCGAGGCCGAGGCGTTCCAGGCCCGGATGGAGACCATGCAGGCCGAGCTGGTCGCCGCCGTCGAGGCCGCCAATGGCGACCAGGCCAAGGCGACCGCCGACGTGGATGCGATTCTGGTCCGCTATCAGCCCGAGTTCGACGCCTTCGCCGCCAAGCTGGAAGCGTTCGTCCAGGGCGAGGCCGACAAGGAAACCGATCCGGCCCGCAAGGCGGAAATGCTGGCCGCCCTGCCCGAGCTGGGCAATGCGATCCGCACCATCCCGGCCCAGATCCGCGCCGGCTTCCTCAGCGAACAGCCCGCCGCGCAATAA
- a CDS encoding LysE family translocator, giving the protein MDWPVDPHRYLAFLGVMIVMALTPGPANLFAVATGLSRGRRAALAGVVGMNAATLVWFGAAALGLGALVLAFPEAFRVIAIGGALYVAWLGIKAFRGAFATAADPDPAVPAPPPAQRSALVDGFMVQIANPKAVLFFTAVLPPFIDVSRPVAPQLALFALATIGMDVLSMSGYGLGGAALARRMTRPEFKRGFGIVVGSMLLLASVLIVTRL; this is encoded by the coding sequence ATGGACTGGCCCGTCGACCCGCATCGCTATCTCGCCTTTCTGGGCGTCATGATCGTCATGGCCCTGACGCCGGGGCCAGCCAATCTGTTCGCCGTGGCCACCGGCCTGTCGCGAGGGCGCAGGGCTGCCCTGGCGGGGGTGGTGGGCATGAATGCCGCCACCCTGGTCTGGTTCGGCGCGGCGGCCCTGGGTCTGGGGGCGCTGGTCCTGGCCTTTCCAGAGGCGTTTCGCGTCATCGCCATCGGCGGGGCCCTCTATGTCGCCTGGCTGGGCATCAAGGCGTTCCGAGGGGCCTTTGCCACCGCGGCCGATCCCGATCCGGCGGTGCCGGCACCGCCGCCGGCCCAGCGGTCGGCCCTGGTCGATGGTTTCATGGTGCAGATCGCCAATCCCAAGGCGGTGCTGTTCTTCACCGCCGTCCTGCCGCCCTTCATCGATGTCAGCCGGCCCGTCGCCCCGCAGCTGGCCCTGTTTGCCCTGGCGACCATCGGCATGGATGTTCTGTCGATGAGCGGATACGGTCTGGGCGGTGCCGCCTTGGCCAGGCGTATGACGAGGCCTGAATTCAAACGCGGATTCGGGATCGTGGTCGGTTCGATGCTGCTGCTGGCCTCGGTTCTGATTGTCACACGATTGTAA
- a CDS encoding CC0125/CC1285 family lipoprotein, with protein sequence MTTVFTKSAIVAAAALTLAACATATPYQPAGVNGQRGGYAEQRVDADRFRVSFAGNSVTSREQVEMGLLLRAAELTVENGYDWFATVDRATDRDVRYSVSPDPFYYDRYRPYWSPYWSFYRRGAWSSRNAFWGPDVDVREIDRFEASSEILMGRGPKPAGDPNAFDAREVIQNLGPRVTRAAY encoded by the coding sequence ATGACGACCGTCTTCACGAAATCCGCAATCGTTGCAGCGGCGGCGCTGACCCTTGCGGCCTGTGCGACCGCCACGCCCTATCAGCCCGCCGGGGTGAACGGACAGCGCGGCGGCTATGCCGAACAGCGCGTCGACGCCGACCGGTTCCGCGTAAGCTTCGCGGGCAATTCCGTCACTTCGCGCGAGCAGGTCGAGATGGGCCTGCTGCTGCGGGCCGCCGAACTGACCGTCGAGAACGGTTATGACTGGTTCGCCACCGTCGACCGGGCGACCGACCGGGACGTGCGCTACTCGGTGTCGCCCGATCCCTTCTACTACGACCGGTACCGCCCCTATTGGAGCCCCTACTGGAGCTTCTATCGCCGCGGAGCCTGGTCCAGCCGCAACGCCTTCTGGGGTCCGGACGTGGATGTCCGCGAGATCGACCGGTTCGAGGCCTCGTCGGAAATCCTGATGGGTCGCGGACCCAAGCCGGCGGGCGATCCCAACGCCTTCGATGCCCGCGAAGTGATCCAGAACCTGGGTCCGCGCGTGACGCGGGCGGCTTACTAA
- a CDS encoding DUF6065 family protein yields the protein MELECYPMTATPPDMVPGRQSRNWMDAFASRHPYRCLPLSMANTTGWEILCPVGFSAEWNGGPRQEDIVIKADRPTPDLHHLVTSHFSRGVLTMHPQYLFRTPPGWSMMCSGSPNHVKDGIQPLVGLIETDWLPFPFTMNWIFTRPGRITFERGEPFCFITLVEAKKMEAFQPVVRSLESNPGMKGQFEAWNRQRTDFNNRLASGDPEAAKEAWQRFYFKGELPEDMGTAPATHANRRRMKNIRIG from the coding sequence TTGGAACTGGAATGCTATCCTATGACGGCGACGCCACCGGACATGGTGCCGGGCCGCCAGTCGCGAAACTGGATGGACGCCTTCGCCAGCCGGCATCCCTATCGCTGCCTGCCGCTCAGCATGGCCAACACCACCGGCTGGGAGATCCTGTGCCCGGTCGGTTTTTCGGCCGAATGGAACGGCGGCCCGCGCCAGGAAGACATCGTCATCAAGGCCGACCGTCCGACGCCGGACCTGCACCATCTGGTGACGTCGCATTTCTCACGCGGCGTTCTGACCATGCATCCGCAGTATCTGTTCCGCACACCGCCGGGCTGGTCGATGATGTGTTCGGGGTCGCCCAATCATGTGAAGGATGGAATTCAGCCTCTGGTCGGGCTGATCGAGACCGACTGGCTGCCCTTCCCGTTCACCATGAACTGGATCTTCACCCGGCCCGGCCGCATCACCTTTGAACGGGGCGAGCCGTTCTGCTTCATCACCCTGGTCGAGGCCAAGAAGATGGAGGCCTTCCAGCCCGTGGTCCGTTCGCTGGAGTCCAACCCCGGCATGAAGGGTCAGTTCGAGGCCTGGAACCGTCAGCGGACCGATTTCAACAACCGGCTTGCCTCCGGCGATCCCGAGGCGGCCAAGGAGGCGTGGCAGCGCTTCTACTTCAAGGGCGAACTGCCCGAAGACATGGGCACGGCCCCCGCAACCCACGCCAACCGACGCCGGATGAAGAACATCCGGATCGGCTGA
- a CDS encoding prolyl-tRNA synthetase associated domain-containing protein yields the protein MSAQAAPSPTTPSLTPPSHDRDSLLAWMAEHGIAHTTHDHPAVFRVEEGLELKAALPGLHTKNLFLKDKKAQLWLISAAQDTVIDLKRAPALMGSDRLSFGNEGLMLETLGVRPGSVTALGLINDTERRVRFVLDARLWAADIVNFHPLTNTATTALAQADFRRFLGLIDREPQVVDFMGA from the coding sequence ATGTCCGCTCAAGCCGCCCCTTCCCCGACGACGCCGTCCCTGACGCCTCCGTCACACGACCGCGACAGCCTGCTGGCCTGGATGGCCGAGCACGGCATCGCGCACACGACCCACGACCACCCGGCGGTATTCCGGGTCGAGGAAGGGCTGGAGCTGAAGGCGGCCCTGCCCGGCCTGCACACCAAGAACCTGTTTTTGAAGGACAAGAAGGCTCAGCTTTGGCTGATCTCGGCGGCCCAGGACACGGTGATCGATCTGAAGCGGGCCCCCGCCCTGATGGGTTCGGACCGGCTGTCGTTCGGCAATGAGGGCCTGATGCTCGAGACCCTGGGGGTGCGGCCGGGCTCTGTCACAGCACTGGGACTGATCAATGATACGGAGCGCCGGGTCCGGTTCGTACTGGATGCCCGGCTATGGGCGGCGGACATCGTCAACTTCCATCCCCTGACCAATACCGCCACCACGGCCCTGGCCCAGGCCGATTTCCGCCGGTTCCTTGGCCTGATCGACCGCGAACCGCAGGTGGTCGACTTCATGGGCGCTTGA
- the trxA gene encoding thioredoxin, translating into MTFADPNLAPPADLIKDGSDAGFMADVVEASKTQPVIVDFWATWCGPCRQLTPALEKAVRAAGGAVKLVKIDVDKNPAYAGQLRVQSIPTVYAFVDGQPVDGFQGAVPESQIKAFIEKLTGGAGVNSDVEQLLQLGEESLGLSDFGGAAQAFAHILSIEPDNQKAIAGMARVYLAGGDADQARQTIAMAPPGSTEPSVVSVRAQLALSATAPAGPTDELSARVAADPSDHQARYDLSLAQAASGDLKGAVDSLLKIVAADREWNDQAARKQLLTVFEAAGGTSEIARDGRRRLSSILFA; encoded by the coding sequence ATGACCTTTGCCGATCCCAACCTTGCCCCGCCCGCCGACCTGATCAAGGACGGGTCCGACGCCGGATTCATGGCCGATGTGGTCGAGGCCTCCAAGACCCAGCCGGTCATCGTCGATTTCTGGGCCACCTGGTGCGGCCCCTGTCGTCAGCTGACCCCGGCGCTGGAGAAGGCGGTGCGGGCTGCGGGCGGCGCGGTCAAACTGGTCAAGATCGATGTCGACAAGAACCCGGCCTATGCGGGCCAGTTGCGGGTGCAGTCCATCCCCACCGTCTATGCCTTCGTCGACGGCCAGCCGGTCGACGGGTTCCAGGGCGCAGTGCCCGAAAGCCAGATCAAGGCCTTCATCGAAAAGCTGACTGGCGGCGCGGGCGTCAATTCCGACGTCGAACAACTGCTGCAACTGGGTGAGGAATCGCTGGGACTGAGCGACTTCGGCGGTGCCGCCCAAGCCTTTGCCCATATCCTGTCGATCGAACCCGACAACCAGAAGGCCATCGCCGGCATGGCGCGGGTCTATCTGGCGGGCGGCGATGCCGATCAGGCGCGCCAGACCATCGCCATGGCCCCGCCCGGCTCGACCGAGCCTTCGGTGGTCAGCGTGCGGGCCCAGCTGGCCCTGTCGGCGACGGCACCGGCCGGTCCGACGGACGAGCTGTCCGCCCGCGTCGCGGCCGACCCGTCGGACCATCAGGCCCGCTACGACCTGTCCCTGGCCCAGGCCGCCTCGGGCGATCTGAAGGGGGCTGTCGACAGCCTGCTGAAGATCGTGGCGGCAGACCGGGAGTGGAACGATCAGGCCGCGCGCAAACAGTTGCTGACCGTTTTCGAGGCGGCCGGCGGCACATCGGAAATTGCCCGTGACGGGCGCCGCCGCCTGTCCTCCATCCTGTTCGCCTGA
- a CDS encoding LON peptidase substrate-binding domain-containing protein, producing MAQGYVKAADLPQVIPVFPLPGAIILPRGQLPLNIFEPRYLNMIDDAMAGDRIIGMVQSTGGDPTQPTLSPVGCAGRITSFAETSDGRYLITLTGVCRFRLAAEMPGPSPYRQARADFAPFELDLTTPQADAPFEREGFMEALRVYLESRGLEIDWDTARSAPSEALINSLSMALPFDPAEKQALLEARTLTDRAEALTALLRIDAAERGDGDTPPSMQ from the coding sequence ATGGCCCAGGGATATGTGAAGGCGGCCGACCTTCCGCAGGTCATTCCGGTCTTTCCCCTGCCCGGGGCCATTATCCTGCCCCGGGGCCAGCTGCCGCTGAACATCTTCGAGCCGCGCTATCTGAACATGATCGACGATGCGATGGCGGGTGACCGCATCATCGGCATGGTCCAGTCGACCGGTGGCGACCCGACCCAGCCGACGCTGTCGCCGGTGGGATGTGCCGGGCGGATCACCAGCTTCGCCGAGACGTCCGACGGGCGGTATCTGATCACCCTGACCGGGGTTTGCCGGTTCCGGCTGGCAGCAGAGATGCCCGGACCCTCGCCCTATCGCCAGGCGCGGGCCGACTTTGCGCCCTTCGAGCTGGACCTCACGACACCGCAAGCCGATGCGCCGTTCGAGCGGGAAGGCTTCATGGAGGCGTTGAGGGTCTATCTGGAGAGCCGGGGGCTGGAGATCGACTGGGACACCGCTCGCAGCGCACCGTCCGAGGCCCTGATCAACAGCCTGTCGATGGCCCTGCCTTTCGATCCGGCAGAGAAACAGGCGCTGCTGGAAGCCCGGACCCTGACCGACCGGGCCGAGGCGCTGACCGCCCTGCTGCGCATCGACGCTGCCGAGCGCGGCGATGGCGACACGCCGCCATCGATGCAGTAG
- a CDS encoding Trm112 family protein → MSDTFNTPVSVDPRLLEVLVCPVTRGKLTLDRKTGELVSKGAKLAYPIREGVPIMLPEEARTLD, encoded by the coding sequence TTGAGCGACACCTTCAACACCCCCGTTTCGGTCGATCCGCGCCTGTTGGAGGTGCTGGTCTGCCCGGTCACGCGCGGCAAGCTGACGCTGGACCGCAAGACCGGTGAGCTGGTGTCCAAGGGGGCCAAGCTGGCCTACCCCATTCGCGAGGGCGTTCCGATCATGCTGCCCGAAGAGGCGCGGACGCTGGATTGA
- a CDS encoding UbiH/UbiF/VisC/COQ6 family ubiquinone biosynthesis hydroxylase — protein MIASASPSYDVIIVGAGLTGGALALAAAQGGLRVVLIDPQPFDVQLAPTFDGRSTAIAFSTFRMLDALGLGEALRPHACRMDRILVTDGRRPGAATPPPHSAWLRFDADEIGERTGGEPLGYMVENRRIRVALAQKLSEVGIEIRAPATAVDVAVGAGRATVTLSDGTQLTAPLVVGAEGRGSRVRAAAGIETLGWSYGQSGVVATVGLGRDHGNVAHEHFLPGGPFAILPLTEQRASLVWTETTRRGEALRDASDAAFHAHLMRRFGDFLEDVTVQGPRFVYPLSLSLAERMTAPRIALIGDAAHAVHPVAGQGLNMGLKDVAALTEVLTDAVRLGEDIGSEIVLDRYARWRRFDNTVLAAGFDGFVRLFSSDIPPVRLARDLGMAVVNRVPALRRAFMQEAGGASGDLPRLLRGEAL, from the coding sequence ATGATCGCGAGCGCTTCTCCCTCCTATGACGTCATCATCGTCGGTGCCGGCCTGACGGGCGGGGCCCTGGCCCTGGCGGCGGCCCAGGGCGGGCTCAGGGTCGTGTTGATCGACCCCCAGCCGTTCGACGTCCAGCTGGCCCCGACGTTCGACGGCCGTTCGACGGCCATCGCCTTTTCCACCTTCCGGATGCTGGATGCCCTGGGCCTGGGCGAGGCCCTGCGGCCCCATGCCTGCCGGATGGACCGGATCCTGGTCACCGATGGGCGCAGGCCCGGTGCCGCGACCCCGCCCCCTCATTCCGCCTGGCTGAGGTTCGATGCCGATGAAATCGGCGAACGCACGGGCGGAGAGCCGCTGGGCTATATGGTCGAGAACCGCCGTATCCGCGTGGCCTTGGCTCAGAAGCTGTCGGAGGTCGGCATAGAGATTCGCGCACCGGCCACTGCGGTCGATGTCGCCGTCGGTGCCGGCCGCGCGACGGTCACCCTGTCCGATGGCACACAGCTGACAGCCCCGCTGGTCGTGGGAGCCGAGGGTCGGGGGTCACGGGTGCGCGCCGCCGCCGGGATCGAAACCCTGGGCTGGTCCTATGGCCAGAGCGGCGTGGTCGCCACCGTCGGCCTGGGTCGCGACCACGGCAATGTGGCGCACGAACATTTCCTGCCGGGCGGGCCGTTCGCCATCCTGCCTCTGACCGAACAGCGTGCCAGCCTGGTCTGGACCGAGACCACCCGCCGGGGCGAAGCGCTGCGCGACGCCTCGGACGCGGCCTTTCACGCCCATCTGATGCGGCGGTTCGGCGACTTCCTCGAGGATGTCACGGTTCAAGGACCCCGCTTCGTCTATCCGCTGTCACTCAGCCTGGCAGAGCGGATGACCGCCCCGCGCATCGCCCTGATCGGCGATGCGGCCCATGCCGTCCATCCGGTCGCTGGCCAGGGACTGAACATGGGCCTGAAGGATGTCGCCGCCCTGACAGAGGTCCTGACCGATGCCGTTCGCCTGGGCGAAGACATCGGATCGGAGATCGTTCTGGATCGCTATGCCCGGTGGCGCCGGTTCGACAATACGGTGCTGGCGGCGGGCTTCGACGGTTTCGTCCGGCTGTTCTCCAGCGATATCCCACCTGTGAGACTGGCTCGCGATCTGGGCATGGCGGTGGTCAATCGCGTGCCGGCCCTTCGCCGCGCCTTCATGCAGGAGGCAGGCGGTGCCAGCGGCGACCTGCCGAGGTTGCTCAGAGGCGAGGCCCTATAA
- a CDS encoding thiamine phosphate synthase has translation MTMSPDADRLWRTAQALNRAAAAVSPPAGRLPPLLFLTDPQRTPEPWITAAALPPGAGIVYRHFGAGDRQAVAERLRRVTTASGVRLLIGQDARLAEAVAADGVHLPERDLGLAALLRVTRPDWLLTGAVHGRDGLSGAQGLDALILSPVFQAGGLSADKAPLTVEGFADGVGAARLPVYALGGIDADNAEALIGSGACGIVGVDGVRRAFG, from the coding sequence ATGACGATGTCTCCCGACGCCGACCGCCTTTGGCGGACCGCCCAGGCTCTAAACCGCGCCGCTGCGGCTGTCAGCCCGCCCGCCGGTCGCCTGCCGCCGCTGCTGTTCCTGACCGATCCGCAGCGCACGCCCGAGCCCTGGATCACGGCCGCTGCCCTGCCGCCCGGTGCCGGGATCGTCTATCGCCACTTCGGCGCTGGGGATCGCCAGGCGGTTGCCGAGCGTCTGCGGCGTGTGACGACGGCCTCCGGTGTGCGACTGCTGATCGGTCAGGATGCCCGCCTGGCCGAGGCGGTGGCCGCCGACGGAGTCCATCTGCCGGAACGCGATCTGGGTCTGGCCGCCCTGCTGCGCGTGACCCGTCCCGACTGGCTGCTGACCGGGGCCGTGCATGGGCGGGACGGGCTGTCCGGGGCCCAAGGGCTGGATGCCCTGATCCTGTCGCCTGTGTTTCAGGCCGGTGGATTGTCCGCCGACAAGGCCCCGCTGACGGTGGAAGGCTTTGCCGATGGGGTCGGTGCCGCTCGCCTGCCGGTCTATGCCCTGGGCGGGATCGACGCCGACAATGCCGAGGCCTTGATCGGCAGCGGGGCCTGCGGGATCGTCGGGGTGGACGGGGTCCGGCGCGCCTTCGGCTGA